From Cognatishimia activa, one genomic window encodes:
- the phoB gene encoding phosphate regulon transcriptional regulator PhoB, whose amino-acid sequence MSDHPKVLLVEDEPAQREVLSYNLQSEGFDVVTASDGDEAMLLVSEEAPDIIVLDWMLPGISGIEICRRLKLRSETRSIPILMLSARSEEVDRVRGLETGADDYVVKPYSVLELMARVRNQLRRVRPSTVGQRLEFEDIILDSETHRVTRADNQLKLGPTEFRLLSTFMEKPGRVWSREQLLDRVWGRDIYVDSRTVDVHVGRLRKALCLHGGEDPVRTVRGAGYALG is encoded by the coding sequence ATGTCTGATCATCCAAAAGTTCTGCTTGTCGAAGACGAGCCTGCGCAGCGCGAAGTTCTGTCTTATAACCTTCAGTCCGAAGGCTTTGACGTCGTGACAGCCTCTGATGGCGATGAAGCGATGCTTCTTGTCTCAGAGGAAGCGCCTGACATCATTGTCCTTGATTGGATGTTGCCGGGAATTTCAGGCATCGAGATCTGTCGTCGCCTGAAGCTGCGATCAGAAACACGCTCTATTCCAATCCTTATGCTCTCTGCGCGGTCTGAAGAAGTTGATCGTGTGCGTGGTCTAGAAACTGGGGCCGACGACTATGTCGTAAAACCCTATTCCGTACTGGAGCTGATGGCACGTGTGCGCAATCAACTGCGCCGCGTTCGCCCCTCGACCGTCGGTCAGCGTCTGGAGTTTGAAGATATCATCCTAGACAGCGAAACCCATCGCGTCACACGTGCCGACAATCAGTTGAAACTCGGCCCGACAGAGTTTCGCCTGCTGTCCACATTTATGGAGAAGCCAGGCCGCGTCTGGAGCCGCGAACAGCTGCTGGATCGGGTATGGGGCCGTGATATCTACGTTGATAGCCGCACCGTTGACGTCCACGTGGGGCGTTTGCGCAAAGCGCTCTGTTTGCATGGCGGTGAAGACCCAGTGCGCACTGTGCGCGGGGCAGGGTATGCTTTAGGGTAA
- the phoU gene encoding phosphate signaling complex protein PhoU, which translates to MNDTHIVSGFDRDLESVQAHIMKMGGLVEQNILDAAKALRDRDEELSDRVRKSDKAIDALEEMINEEASRIIALRAPAAVDLRVILSVMKIGGNLERIGDYAKNMAKRNAVLVQMVPVEGSRTALGRMAREVQLMLKDALDAYIQRDVELAYDILERDREIDQMYNALFREFLTFMMEDPRYITPCMHLHFIAKNTERMGDHVTAIAEQVIYLVTGSMPDESRIKEDITSRDPEASVPNS; encoded by the coding sequence ATGAACGATACGCATATTGTTTCAGGCTTTGACCGCGATCTGGAAAGCGTTCAGGCCCATATCATGAAAATGGGTGGTCTGGTCGAACAGAACATCCTGGATGCCGCTAAAGCGCTGCGTGACCGGGACGAAGAACTTTCTGATCGCGTTCGCAAAAGCGACAAGGCAATTGATGCCCTTGAAGAGATGATCAACGAAGAGGCCTCCCGTATCATCGCTCTGCGCGCGCCGGCCGCAGTTGACCTGCGCGTTATCCTATCAGTGATGAAAATCGGGGGGAACCTCGAACGTATTGGTGACTACGCCAAGAACATGGCGAAACGGAACGCTGTACTTGTCCAGATGGTGCCAGTCGAAGGTTCCCGCACCGCGCTTGGCCGCATGGCCCGCGAAGTGCAACTGATGCTAAAAGATGCACTGGATGCCTATATCCAACGCGACGTTGAACTGGCTTATGACATTCTGGAACGCGATCGTGAGATCGATCAGATGTACAACGCGCTCTTCCGTGAGTTCCTGACTTTCATGATGGAAGACCCGCGCTACATCACTCCATGTATGCACCTGCATTTCATCGCCAAGAACACCGAACGCATGGGGGACCATGTCACCGCAATCGCCGAGCAGGTGATCTATCTGGTGACTGGCAGCATGCCGGATGAAAGCCGCATCAAAGAAGACATCACCTCCCGCGACCCTGAGGCCTCGGTACCAAATTCCTAA
- a CDS encoding RsmB/NOP family class I SAM-dependent RNA methyltransferase has product MTPAARVQTAIELLEPILDGAPAERVLTQWARKSRFAGSKDRAAIRDHVYDVLRRKKSAAYSGGGASPRALMIGLLRLQGIDPEEIFTGISYAPDQLSESEKSHSEIGETIDLPNWITADLKASLGDEFDEIEQHLKNRAPVVVRANLRKATREAAKAKLIAEGIKTTEHPASKTALEVQEGARKIKNSAAFRFGEIELQDAASQAAIEMLSKAATDAGLGRVLDYCAGGGGKLLAMAGKFEGRYFAHDANPSRLRDLPERSKRAGVKAKILATADLSANAAFDLIFCDVPCSGSGTWRRDPDAKWKLDRTSLNKTLLIQRNILSDASSLVRSKGYLAYATCSLLDAENKDQISVFLADNPDWQCLYQRSWTPLDGCDGFFTALLQKP; this is encoded by the coding sequence ATGACACCTGCGGCGCGCGTTCAAACAGCGATTGAGCTCCTGGAGCCCATTCTGGACGGCGCGCCAGCAGAGCGGGTTCTAACACAATGGGCCCGCAAATCCCGGTTTGCGGGATCTAAAGACCGTGCCGCAATTCGAGACCATGTATATGATGTACTGCGGCGTAAGAAATCAGCGGCGTATTCAGGCGGCGGGGCTTCCCCGCGAGCGTTGATGATCGGTCTCCTCAGGCTCCAAGGTATTGATCCCGAAGAGATTTTCACCGGAATTTCTTATGCGCCTGATCAGCTGTCCGAATCTGAGAAATCGCATTCAGAAATCGGGGAAACAATTGACCTGCCGAACTGGATCACAGCCGACCTGAAGGCCTCTCTTGGTGATGAATTTGATGAGATTGAACAACATCTCAAAAACCGCGCGCCGGTTGTTGTTCGTGCAAATCTTCGCAAGGCTACGCGTGAGGCCGCTAAAGCCAAATTAATCGCTGAGGGTATCAAAACAACTGAACATCCTGCCTCCAAGACAGCGCTCGAAGTTCAGGAGGGTGCTCGGAAAATCAAAAATTCTGCCGCTTTTCGGTTCGGTGAAATCGAACTTCAAGACGCGGCCAGCCAAGCCGCGATTGAAATGCTGTCTAAGGCTGCCACAGATGCAGGCCTGGGGCGTGTTCTAGACTATTGTGCCGGAGGCGGTGGCAAGCTCTTGGCCATGGCGGGGAAATTCGAAGGGCGGTATTTCGCCCATGACGCGAACCCATCCCGGCTAAGAGACCTACCAGAACGCAGCAAACGGGCTGGTGTGAAAGCCAAAATCCTTGCCACAGCTGACCTGAGTGCGAATGCCGCCTTCGATTTGATCTTCTGCGATGTTCCATGTTCCGGTAGTGGAACATGGCGTCGTGATCCTGATGCCAAATGGAAGCTTGATCGAACTTCGCTTAATAAAACACTGCTAATACAAAGAAATATCCTTTCGGATGCTTCAAGTCTTGTTCGCAGCAAAGGCTATTTGGCCTATGCAACCTGCTCTCTCTTGGATGCTGAAAACAAAGATCAGATATCTGTTTTCTTAGCCGACAATCCAGACTGGCAATGTCTCTACCAAAGAAGCTGGACACCACTGGATGGCTGCGATGGATTTTTTACCGCTCTGCTTCAGAAGCCTTAA
- a CDS encoding ASKHA domain-containing protein — protein MSQDPLVIFTPSGKRGRFPVGTPLLTAARQLGVDLDSVCGGRGICSKCQITPSVGEFPKHGVTVSEDALSEWNAVEQRYKDKRGLIDGRRLGCQAKVQSDVVIDVPPESQVHRQVVRKRAEARDITLNTAVRLYYVEVEQPDMHKPSGDLERLKTALKNQWSIENLTIDPTLLPQLQPLLRKGEWSVTVAVHQGHNSDTAEITRVWPGYYEGSVYGLAVDLGSTTIAAHLCDLKSGEVVASSGIMNPQIRFGEDLMSRVSYAMMNKGGDQEMTKAVREGMRALFDQIAGEAEIEKDLILDATFVCNPVMHHLFLGIDPFELGQAPFALALNTSLSLKASDLELGLHQGARVYLLPCIAGHVGADAAAVALSESPNTSEDLVLLVDVGTNAEIILGNTDRVLACSSPTGPAFEGAQISSGQRAAPGAIERVEIDPVTKEPRFRVIGSELWSDEEGFDREIATTGITGICGSGIIEVIAEMRLAGLLDASGLIGSAEQTGSARCIADGRTHSYLLWDGSADGGPVITVTNPDIRAIQMAKAALYSGARLLMDKFEVDTVDRIVLAGAFGAHISAKHAMVLGMIPDCPLEKVTSAGNAAGTGARIALLNIDARQDIEKTVGEIEKIETAVEPRFQEHFVNASAMPNSADPFPILNALVALPDVSFNAGGGEESDGGRRRRRRRG, from the coding sequence ATGAGCCAGGATCCCTTAGTGATCTTTACCCCGTCCGGAAAACGAGGTCGTTTCCCGGTAGGAACGCCCCTTCTGACGGCGGCCCGTCAACTGGGTGTGGACTTGGATTCGGTTTGCGGTGGTCGCGGGATTTGTTCGAAGTGTCAGATCACGCCATCCGTTGGAGAGTTTCCCAAACATGGCGTTACGGTTTCCGAAGATGCGCTTTCTGAATGGAACGCGGTAGAGCAGCGCTACAAAGACAAACGTGGTTTAATTGATGGGCGTCGCCTGGGGTGTCAGGCGAAGGTGCAGTCAGATGTTGTGATCGATGTGCCACCAGAAAGTCAGGTCCACCGTCAAGTGGTGCGTAAACGCGCTGAAGCACGCGACATCACCCTAAATACGGCTGTGCGACTTTACTATGTCGAGGTCGAACAGCCTGACATGCACAAACCGTCTGGTGATTTGGAACGTCTGAAGACAGCGCTGAAAAATCAATGGTCGATCGAAAACCTGACCATTGACCCAACCCTGCTGCCTCAGTTGCAGCCTCTGTTGCGGAAGGGTGAATGGTCAGTCACTGTCGCGGTTCATCAAGGGCATAACAGCGACACAGCTGAGATCACGCGTGTCTGGCCGGGTTACTATGAAGGGTCCGTCTATGGGCTCGCTGTTGATCTCGGCTCGACGACCATTGCTGCACACCTCTGCGATCTCAAATCAGGTGAGGTTGTTGCATCGTCAGGTATCATGAACCCGCAAATTCGCTTCGGCGAAGATCTGATGAGTCGCGTAAGCTACGCCATGATGAACAAGGGCGGCGATCAGGAAATGACAAAGGCTGTGCGTGAAGGTATGCGCGCTTTGTTTGATCAGATCGCTGGAGAAGCAGAGATTGAAAAAGATCTCATTTTGGACGCGACCTTCGTCTGCAACCCAGTGATGCATCACCTCTTCCTTGGCATCGATCCTTTTGAGTTGGGTCAGGCACCTTTCGCCTTGGCGCTCAATACATCTTTGTCGTTGAAAGCCAGTGATTTAGAGCTTGGTCTTCATCAAGGTGCGCGTGTCTATCTCCTGCCATGTATCGCAGGACATGTGGGTGCGGATGCCGCGGCAGTTGCTTTGTCGGAGTCCCCAAACACCTCCGAAGACCTGGTGTTGCTGGTAGATGTTGGCACAAACGCTGAGATCATTCTTGGGAACACAGACCGCGTACTGGCTTGCTCCTCACCCACTGGTCCGGCCTTTGAAGGTGCCCAGATCAGCTCTGGCCAGCGCGCAGCCCCTGGTGCGATTGAGCGCGTTGAGATTGATCCGGTGACGAAAGAACCAAGGTTCCGTGTCATCGGTTCTGAACTTTGGTCTGACGAAGAAGGTTTTGACCGCGAAATCGCCACAACCGGGATTACTGGCATCTGCGGTTCAGGGATTATCGAGGTCATTGCAGAAATGCGCCTTGCCGGGCTTCTTGATGCCTCAGGCCTCATCGGCAGTGCAGAGCAAACCGGCAGCGCACGCTGCATCGCTGACGGGCGCACGCATTCTTATCTGCTCTGGGATGGTTCAGCAGATGGCGGACCCGTCATAACTGTGACCAATCCTGACATTCGTGCCATTCAGATGGCTAAGGCCGCGCTCTACTCTGGTGCACGCCTTCTTATGGATAAGTTTGAGGTCGACACTGTTGATCGTATCGTACTGGCCGGCGCCTTTGGGGCACATATCTCGGCCAAACACGCCATGGTTCTGGGTATGATCCCCGATTGCCCACTTGAAAAAGTCACAAGCGCTGGCAACGCTGCGGGTACGGGCGCACGAATTGCGCTGTTGAACATTGATGCCCGTCAAGACATCGAAAAAACCGTGGGCGAGATTGAAAAGATCGAAACAGCTGTGGAGCCGCGCTTCCAGGAACATTTCGTAAATGCCTCTGCGATGCCAAACTCCGCAGATCCGTTCCCGATCTTAAACGCGCTCGTGGCTCTACCTGATGTTTCCTTCAATGCGGGCGGAGGCGAGGAATCTGACGGGGGTCGGCGTCGACGCCGGCGGCGCGGATAG
- a CDS encoding gamma-glutamyl kinase, whose protein sequence is MLVFWKEKLVILAVPKTGTTALAEALAPQADIVINDPPELKHAPVFRYNRFFRPMFEKACGVEHMDLMAIMREPVGWLGSWFRYRQRDFMKGKPNSTHDVSFDEFVLEYCKEDRRSFANVGSQAKFLEPRPNGTKVTHLFRYEDQPASLAFLADRLNVELELPQRNVSPKMDLELSPDVLEHLKESRSEEFDLYNSIR, encoded by the coding sequence ATGCTTGTTTTCTGGAAGGAAAAACTGGTTATCCTGGCCGTTCCAAAGACCGGGACGACGGCGCTCGCTGAGGCATTGGCGCCACAAGCGGACATTGTCATCAATGATCCTCCAGAGCTGAAACACGCGCCGGTGTTCCGCTATAACCGATTTTTTCGCCCGATGTTTGAAAAGGCCTGTGGTGTGGAACACATGGATTTGATGGCTATCATGCGTGAACCGGTGGGCTGGCTGGGAAGTTGGTTCCGATACCGTCAGCGCGACTTCATGAAGGGAAAGCCAAATTCCACACATGATGTGAGTTTCGATGAGTTTGTTCTTGAATATTGCAAGGAAGATCGTCGGAGTTTTGCCAATGTGGGCAGTCAGGCAAAGTTTTTAGAGCCTCGCCCCAATGGCACCAAAGTAACCCATCTATTTCGCTACGAAGATCAGCCTGCCTCTCTGGCATTTTTGGCTGATCGATTAAATGTGGAACTTGAACTCCCACAGCGAAACGTATCACCAAAAATGGATCTGGAGCTGTCACCAGATGTCCTTGAGCACCTAAAGGAATCCCGATCAGAAGAGTTCGATCTATACAACAGCATTCGCTAA
- the pstB gene encoding phosphate ABC transporter ATP-binding protein PstB, producing the protein MYDAPNLETAVEQQDIKIAADKVQVYYGDNHAIKDVSVEIEDKTVTAFIGPSGCGKSTFLRTLNRMNDTIDICRVEGKIALDGEDIYDPKVDPVQLRAKVGMVFQKPNPFPKSIYDNIAYGPRIHGLANSKADLDVIVEKSLRRGAIWDEVKDRLHAPGTGLSGGQQQRLCIARAVATEPEVLLMDEPCSALDPIATAQVEELIDDLRSRYSVVIVTHSMQQAARVSQKTAFFHLGNLVEYDDTSKIFTNPTDERTESYITGRIG; encoded by the coding sequence ATGTACGACGCACCAAATCTGGAGACCGCCGTGGAGCAACAAGACATCAAGATCGCCGCGGACAAGGTCCAAGTCTACTACGGCGACAACCACGCCATCAAAGACGTCTCTGTTGAGATCGAAGACAAAACCGTGACCGCCTTTATCGGCCCGTCAGGCTGCGGTAAATCCACCTTCCTGCGCACCCTGAACCGCATGAACGACACCATCGATATCTGCCGTGTCGAAGGTAAAATCGCGCTGGATGGTGAAGATATCTACGACCCAAAGGTTGACCCGGTTCAGCTGCGCGCAAAGGTGGGCATGGTGTTCCAAAAGCCTAACCCATTCCCAAAGTCGATTTACGACAATATCGCGTACGGCCCGCGCATCCACGGATTGGCGAACTCTAAAGCCGACCTTGATGTGATCGTTGAAAAATCCCTGCGTCGCGGCGCGATCTGGGATGAGGTTAAAGACCGTCTGCACGCACCGGGCACTGGCCTTTCTGGTGGTCAGCAACAGCGCCTGTGTATCGCTCGTGCTGTCGCGACAGAACCAGAGGTTCTGCTGATGGATGAGCCGTGTTCAGCGCTTGACCCGATTGCAACCGCACAGGTCGAAGAGCTGATCGACGATCTGCGATCCCGTTATTCCGTGGTCATCGTAACCCACTCCATGCAACAGGCGGCGCGTGTCTCACAAAAGACTGCGTTCTTCCACCTCGGCAATCTGGTCGAGTACGACGACACCTCCAAAATTTTCACCAACCCAACCGATGAGCGCACCGAAAGCTACATCACCGGTCGGATCGGCTAA
- a CDS encoding ATP-binding protein: MSTADYEARKQRGTNPLETASLIVLFLSIGAIWLFATDDQQNETALYLAIGLFALLALRILITYLANRSRQRHLQELKSLIEDSANPKFILNDKGRVLLRNEQARQQGLNADFLEADLRMRTVEGAQTLLTLIKNARPDQKAKDTIITREGAIELEVSKIRNGRVSCSLNIQGRDRQKRAEVPNLPMLTVASNGTILFLNHAAREFLGARPTRIDELFTGEPTISDLNLVISKQGLRPCFLFENTLSGERREIFLVPANSSSKSASDLSFEDLPVAVLKIDKTGTILAKNRTALELIGPQADSSSHLSDVMEGLGRPLSDWLREAAEGRAQHLNEFLRLKREDRESYVQVTLGCAFDQGEAVLYAVFHDATELKTLEAQFVQSQKMQAIGQLAGGIAHDFNNLLTAIAGHCDLLLLRHDHDDPEFADLMQIHQNANRAAALVGQLLAFSRKQTLQPATTDLRECLSDLSHLLNRLVSDDINLIVNKGNDLHSVYLDAQQFEQVVINLVVNARDAMPAGGDVIVSAENIRLKKPLVKERATVPPGDYVRVQVRDQGTGIADDKKQKVFEPFYTTKRTGEGTGLGLSTAYGIVKQSGGFIFLDSECGVGTTFTLLFPKSANNAPIFVRNTPKKVKDKRYEGTVLLVEDEAPVRAFASRALRLKGFSVLEAACGEDALEILEDKSLHVDLFLTDVAMPGLDGPTWVRKALKDREDTQVVFISGYAEEKFAEESNHIPNAIFLPKPFSLEELTSTVHRHMSEPLANAVV, from the coding sequence TTGTCCACTGCCGATTATGAAGCGCGAAAACAACGCGGCACAAATCCTTTGGAAACAGCATCTTTGATTGTGCTGTTTCTTTCGATCGGTGCCATTTGGCTATTTGCAACCGATGATCAACAAAACGAGACCGCTTTATACTTAGCCATCGGCCTTTTCGCGCTCTTGGCCCTACGCATTTTGATCACGTATTTGGCGAACCGCTCTCGTCAGCGTCACTTGCAAGAGCTGAAGAGTCTGATTGAAGACAGCGCAAATCCTAAGTTCATTCTCAATGACAAAGGGCGTGTTTTGCTGCGCAACGAACAAGCACGGCAGCAAGGATTAAACGCTGACTTCCTGGAGGCTGATTTGAGGATGAGAACCGTTGAAGGCGCTCAGACACTTTTGACTCTTATTAAAAACGCACGCCCAGATCAAAAGGCCAAAGATACTATTATCACCCGTGAAGGGGCGATTGAGCTGGAAGTGAGCAAAATCCGTAACGGAAGGGTTTCCTGTTCACTCAATATTCAAGGAAGAGATCGCCAGAAACGGGCTGAGGTGCCAAACTTGCCAATGCTAACAGTGGCATCAAACGGTACGATCCTTTTCCTCAATCATGCAGCGCGTGAATTTCTTGGGGCGCGTCCTACTCGAATTGATGAGCTGTTTACAGGCGAACCAACCATATCCGACCTTAATCTTGTAATTAGCAAACAAGGGTTGAGGCCCTGTTTCTTATTTGAAAACACCCTGAGTGGTGAGCGGCGGGAAATCTTTTTGGTCCCCGCCAATAGCAGTAGTAAAAGCGCCTCTGACCTATCTTTTGAAGACCTTCCAGTCGCAGTGCTGAAGATTGACAAGACGGGCACGATTTTAGCGAAAAATCGAACTGCACTTGAGCTTATTGGCCCCCAGGCTGACAGTAGTTCCCATCTGAGTGATGTGATGGAGGGGCTCGGTCGCCCGCTTTCAGACTGGCTGCGTGAAGCCGCAGAAGGTCGCGCACAACATTTGAATGAATTCTTGCGTCTAAAGCGCGAGGATCGCGAAAGCTATGTCCAGGTCACCTTGGGGTGTGCCTTTGACCAAGGAGAGGCCGTCCTTTACGCCGTGTTTCACGACGCCACTGAACTTAAGACACTCGAAGCACAATTCGTACAAAGTCAAAAAATGCAGGCTATTGGCCAGTTGGCCGGAGGCATTGCCCATGATTTCAACAACCTGCTCACAGCCATCGCCGGCCATTGTGATCTGTTGCTGTTACGTCACGATCATGACGATCCAGAATTTGCAGACCTTATGCAAATTCACCAAAATGCAAACCGCGCGGCCGCGCTTGTTGGGCAACTGCTGGCCTTTTCACGCAAACAGACCTTGCAACCTGCGACGACCGATCTTCGAGAATGCCTGTCTGACCTCAGCCATCTGCTAAACCGCCTCGTAAGCGACGACATCAATTTGATTGTGAACAAAGGGAATGATCTGCATTCTGTTTATCTCGATGCGCAGCAATTTGAGCAGGTCGTAATAAATCTTGTTGTCAACGCGCGCGATGCGATGCCTGCCGGAGGCGATGTAATTGTCAGTGCAGAAAACATCCGGCTCAAGAAGCCTCTGGTCAAAGAACGCGCCACCGTACCGCCGGGCGATTATGTTCGCGTACAAGTGCGCGATCAGGGAACCGGAATCGCGGATGACAAAAAGCAAAAGGTTTTCGAACCCTTTTACACCACGAAACGCACCGGGGAGGGCACCGGACTGGGGCTCTCAACCGCCTATGGTATTGTGAAGCAATCGGGAGGCTTTATTTTCCTAGATAGTGAATGCGGTGTAGGCACAACCTTCACTTTGCTCTTCCCCAAATCAGCAAACAACGCGCCAATTTTCGTGCGAAACACGCCCAAGAAGGTTAAGGATAAGCGGTATGAGGGCACGGTATTGCTTGTGGAAGACGAAGCGCCTGTTCGTGCATTTGCTTCCCGTGCTCTACGTCTTAAGGGATTTTCAGTTCTTGAGGCTGCTTGCGGTGAAGATGCGCTTGAGATCTTGGAAGACAAATCCTTGCATGTGGATCTGTTCCTTACAGATGTCGCGATGCCGGGGTTGGATGGCCCCACATGGGTACGCAAAGCTCTTAAGGACCGAGAGGATACTCAAGTTGTCTTCATTTCGGGCTATGCAGAAGAGAAATTTGCAGAGGAATCAAATCACATTCCCAACGCAATATTCCTGCCAAAGCCATTCTCATTAGAAGAACTGACGAGCACCGTGCATCGCCATATGTCTGAACCTTTAGCGAATGCTGTTGTATAG
- the guaB gene encoding IMP dehydrogenase: protein MEIREALTFDDVLLVPGASEVLPSTADTRTRVTNSISLNIPLLSSAMDTVTEARMAIAMAQAGGMGVIHKNLDPEEQSKQIRRVKRFESGIVYNPITLKANQTLADAKVLMERYRVTGFPVVDETGRVVGIVTNRDMRFAESDETPVSVMMTSDNLAMLQEPADLEEAKSLMKARRIEKLLVVDGEGKLTGLLTLKDTEQAVLNPTACKDDLGRLRVAAASSVGDSGFARSELLIDAGADIIVVDTAHGHSQGVLDAVTRVKKLSNQVQVIAGNVATGEATKALIDAGADAIKVGIGPGSICTTRMVAGVGVPQLTAIMDCAAAAGKTPVIADGGIKFSGDFAKAIAAGASCAMVGSMIAGTDESPGEVILYNGRSYKSYRGMGSLGAMARGSADRYFQKDAASDKLVPEGIEGQVPYKGSAGTVIHQLVGGLRAAMGYTGSATVEDMHKKANFVKITGAGLKESHVHDVQITREAPNYRVG, encoded by the coding sequence ATGGAGATTCGTGAGGCCCTTACCTTCGACGACGTATTGCTGGTTCCCGGCGCTTCTGAGGTGCTGCCAAGCACGGCAGATACACGCACGCGCGTGACTAATTCGATCTCTTTGAACATCCCGCTCTTGAGCTCTGCGATGGATACAGTCACCGAGGCCCGTATGGCAATTGCCATGGCGCAAGCGGGTGGCATGGGTGTCATTCACAAGAACCTCGATCCAGAAGAACAATCCAAGCAAATCCGCCGGGTGAAACGCTTTGAAAGTGGGATCGTTTACAACCCGATCACATTGAAAGCAAACCAGACTTTGGCAGATGCCAAGGTGCTGATGGAGCGCTACCGAGTCACTGGATTCCCGGTTGTCGATGAAACTGGCCGCGTTGTGGGCATCGTTACCAATCGTGACATGCGTTTTGCAGAAAGCGACGAGACGCCAGTGTCGGTCATGATGACATCTGACAATCTCGCGATGCTTCAGGAGCCTGCGGATCTGGAAGAAGCCAAGAGCCTCATGAAAGCCCGCCGTATCGAAAAGCTGCTGGTTGTCGATGGTGAAGGCAAGCTGACAGGTCTCTTGACGCTGAAAGACACAGAGCAGGCCGTTTTGAACCCGACCGCCTGTAAGGATGACCTCGGTCGTCTGCGCGTTGCTGCGGCGAGCTCTGTTGGCGACAGCGGATTTGCGCGCTCTGAGTTGCTGATTGATGCAGGCGCGGACATCATCGTTGTCGACACAGCGCACGGCCACTCACAAGGCGTTCTGGACGCTGTAACCCGCGTGAAGAAACTTTCAAATCAAGTTCAGGTGATCGCAGGCAATGTGGCAACCGGAGAAGCGACTAAAGCGCTGATCGACGCAGGTGCGGATGCGATCAAAGTGGGTATTGGTCCTGGCTCTATCTGTACAACCCGCATGGTTGCAGGCGTGGGTGTGCCTCAGCTGACAGCGATCATGGATTGCGCGGCAGCAGCAGGCAAAACACCGGTTATTGCAGACGGTGGCATCAAGTTTTCTGGCGACTTTGCGAAAGCAATCGCAGCTGGAGCCTCCTGCGCTATGGTTGGCTCCATGATCGCGGGTACAGACGAAAGCCCGGGCGAAGTGATCCTGTACAATGGCCGTTCGTATAAATCCTACCGCGGCATGGGATCTCTGGGTGCAATGGCGCGTGGATCAGCAGATCGCTATTTCCAGAAAGATGCGGCTTCTGACAAGCTCGTGCCGGAAGGCATTGAAGGTCAGGTGCCTTACAAAGGCTCAGCAGGCACTGTGATCCACCAGCTGGTGGGCGGTCTGCGTGCAGCTATGGGGTACACCGGCAGCGCAACGGTTGAAGATATGCACAAGAAAGCCAACTTCGTGAAGATCACCGGGGCAGGGCTGAAAGAAAGCCACGTGCATGACGTTCAGATCACGCGCGAGGCGCCAAACTACCGGGTTGGCTAA